From Tripterygium wilfordii isolate XIE 37 chromosome 13, ASM1340144v1, whole genome shotgun sequence, the proteins below share one genomic window:
- the LOC120012873 gene encoding probable L-type lectin-domain containing receptor kinase VI.1 isoform X2, producing MATSWESELTLEEASIVKPNGALRLTNSTQKNVSGHAFYHQSIRMSDTNSPNASPFSTSFVFTIKTPKSGDGGHGIAFTLSPSPGFPGAEAGHYLGIFNPTNNGSASNHVFAVEFDTVNGINENSDSKGNHVGINLNSMVSVASEPASYHTSESNKEDVWLESGDPIRAWIEYDGINKVNVSISRADMVKPTIPLISHEVNLTSIVKETMYVGFSASTAAEQASSHYILGWSFVLNSTEAPPINVSMLPVIPNEENSPAYQNSTIVLISVLSSVTVLLFISGLFVLYRRRTGDECLEEWELDCPHRFRYRDLYRATKGFKDSEVVGKGGFGVVYRGVIPTSGSEIAVKKISRNSIQGLREFAAEIESLGRLRHKNLVNLQGWCKKKNDLLIVYEYIPNGSLDFLLFKPPNGLVLPWDQRFNIIKGIAAGLLYLHEEWEQVVIHRDVKSSNVLIDADMNARLSDFGLARLHDHGAFSHTTSIVGTIGYIAPELARTGKPSTSSDVFAYGVLLIEIATGRRPIDSTTFILVDWVMECKQLGQILDVVDPRLESHYSVAEMELVLKLGLLCSHNEPEARPTMRQVTRILNGEENLPVTDYSASMDSRWSGRMASRYVEAVSSDMITASHLSSSFGISSNSIDAGR from the exons ATGGCCACTTCATG GGAGAGTGAACTTACCCTAGAAGAGGCTTCCATTGTCAAGCCTAATGGTGCACTTAGGCTCACAAACAGTACACAGAAGAATGTTTCAGGCCATGCATTCTATCACCAATCTATAAGAATGTCTGATACAAATTCTCCAAATGCTTCCCCCTTCAGCACATCATTTGTTTTCACAATAAAAACCCCAAAATCCGGCGATGGTGGTCATGGCATCGCCTTCACCTTGTCGCCTTCGCCAGGGTTTCCTGGGGCTGAAGCTGGGCATTATCTTGGCATCTTCAATCCTACAAACAACGGAAGTGCTTCCAACCATGTTTTCGCTGTGGAATTTGATACGGTTAATGGGATCAATGAGAATTCGGACTCTAAAGGAAACCATGTTGGAATCAACCTTAACAGCATGGTCTCAGTTGCATCAGAACCGGCTTCTTACCACACCAGCGAGTCAAATAAAGAGGATGTTTGGTTGGAGAGCGGTGATCCTATCCGTGCTTGGATAGAGTATGATGGTATAAATAAAGTGAACGTTTCAATATCTAGAGCAGACATGGTGAAACCAACGATACCTCTCATCTCCCATGAGGTTAACTTAACTTCCATTGTTAAAGAGACCATGTATGTTGGCTTCTCTGCCTCCACAGCAGCAGAGCAAGCCAGCTCGCATTACATCTTGGGATGGAGTTTTGTATTGAATTCTACAGAGGCTCCTCCAATCAATGTTTCTATGCTTCCAGTGATACCAAATGAGGAAAATTCCCCTGCTTACCAGAACTCTACCATTGTGCTTATTTCGGTTTTATCCAGCGTGACTGTACTTCTGTTCATATCAGGGCTTTTCGTACTATACAGGAGGAGGACGGGGGATGAGTGTCTTGAAGAATGGGAATTGGATTGTCCTCACAGGTTCAGATACAGAGATCTGTACAGagcaaccaagggtttcaaagACAGTGAGGTGGTTGGAAAAGGCGGATTCGGTGTAGTTTACAGGGGAGTGATACCCACCAGTGGTTCCGAAATAGCTGTTAAGAAGATTAGTCGTAATTCGATTCAAGGGTTGAGAGAATTCGCGGCAGAGATTGAAAGTTTGGGGAGATTAAGGCACAAGAACTTGGTCAATCTTCAAGGTTGgtgtaagaaaaaaaatgatcttCTTATAGTGTACGAGTACATTCCAAATGGAAGCCTTGATTTTCTCCTCTTCAAGCCTCCAAACGGCCTTGTTTTGCCTTGGGACCAAAGATTCAACATCATCAAAGGCATAGCTGCAGGGTTGCTGTATTTACATGAAGAATGGGAGCAGGTTGTGATTCATCGAGACGTGAAGTCAAGCAATGTACTCATAGATGCTGATATGAATGCTCGATTAAGTGACTTCGGTCTGGCTAGACTCCACGATCATGGTGCATTTTCCCACACTACTAGCATCGTAGGCACGATCGGGTATATCGCTCCTGAATTGGCTAGAACCGGCAAGCCATCTACAAGCTCTGATGTGTTTGCATATGGGGTTTTGCTTATCGAAATCGCTACTGGTAGAAGGCCTATTGATTCAACCACATTCATATTGGTGGATTGGGTGATGGAGTGTAAACAACTAGGTCAAATTCTTGATGTAGTGGATCCGCGGCTCGAGTCACATTACTCAGTTGCAGAGATGGAGTTGGTTTTAAAACTGGGGCTTCTTTGTTCTCATAATGAACCAGAAGCTAGACCTACCATGAGACAAGTTACTAGAATTCTTAATGGGGAAGAAAATCTTCCAGTGACTGATTACTCTGCCTCCATGGATTCTAGATGGAGTGGAAGAATGGCCTCTAGATACGTAGAAGCAGTTTCTTCAGATATGATTACTGCATCACATCTCTCATCTTCTTTTGGGATATCTTCTAACTCTATAGATGCAGGCAGATAG
- the LOC120012873 gene encoding probable L-type lectin-domain containing receptor kinase VI.1 isoform X1, with product MGGSSQPTDPPHQSQSQWFCEGACFPFVASIDFEEFKLPLFHYRFRFLLESELTLEEASIVKPNGALRLTNSTQKNVSGHAFYHQSIRMSDTNSPNASPFSTSFVFTIKTPKSGDGGHGIAFTLSPSPGFPGAEAGHYLGIFNPTNNGSASNHVFAVEFDTVNGINENSDSKGNHVGINLNSMVSVASEPASYHTSESNKEDVWLESGDPIRAWIEYDGINKVNVSISRADMVKPTIPLISHEVNLTSIVKETMYVGFSASTAAEQASSHYILGWSFVLNSTEAPPINVSMLPVIPNEENSPAYQNSTIVLISVLSSVTVLLFISGLFVLYRRRTGDECLEEWELDCPHRFRYRDLYRATKGFKDSEVVGKGGFGVVYRGVIPTSGSEIAVKKISRNSIQGLREFAAEIESLGRLRHKNLVNLQGWCKKKNDLLIVYEYIPNGSLDFLLFKPPNGLVLPWDQRFNIIKGIAAGLLYLHEEWEQVVIHRDVKSSNVLIDADMNARLSDFGLARLHDHGAFSHTTSIVGTIGYIAPELARTGKPSTSSDVFAYGVLLIEIATGRRPIDSTTFILVDWVMECKQLGQILDVVDPRLESHYSVAEMELVLKLGLLCSHNEPEARPTMRQVTRILNGEENLPVTDYSASMDSRWSGRMASRYVEAVSSDMITASHLSSSFGISSNSIDAGR from the exons ATGGGTGGGTCTAGCCAGCCAACCGACCCACCCCATCAATCACAGTCTCAATGGTTTTGTGAAGGTGCTTGCTTTCCCTTTGTAGCTTCTATTGACTTTGAAGAATTCAAGCTTCCTTTGTTCCATTACCGCTTCAGATTCCTCTT GGAGAGTGAACTTACCCTAGAAGAGGCTTCCATTGTCAAGCCTAATGGTGCACTTAGGCTCACAAACAGTACACAGAAGAATGTTTCAGGCCATGCATTCTATCACCAATCTATAAGAATGTCTGATACAAATTCTCCAAATGCTTCCCCCTTCAGCACATCATTTGTTTTCACAATAAAAACCCCAAAATCCGGCGATGGTGGTCATGGCATCGCCTTCACCTTGTCGCCTTCGCCAGGGTTTCCTGGGGCTGAAGCTGGGCATTATCTTGGCATCTTCAATCCTACAAACAACGGAAGTGCTTCCAACCATGTTTTCGCTGTGGAATTTGATACGGTTAATGGGATCAATGAGAATTCGGACTCTAAAGGAAACCATGTTGGAATCAACCTTAACAGCATGGTCTCAGTTGCATCAGAACCGGCTTCTTACCACACCAGCGAGTCAAATAAAGAGGATGTTTGGTTGGAGAGCGGTGATCCTATCCGTGCTTGGATAGAGTATGATGGTATAAATAAAGTGAACGTTTCAATATCTAGAGCAGACATGGTGAAACCAACGATACCTCTCATCTCCCATGAGGTTAACTTAACTTCCATTGTTAAAGAGACCATGTATGTTGGCTTCTCTGCCTCCACAGCAGCAGAGCAAGCCAGCTCGCATTACATCTTGGGATGGAGTTTTGTATTGAATTCTACAGAGGCTCCTCCAATCAATGTTTCTATGCTTCCAGTGATACCAAATGAGGAAAATTCCCCTGCTTACCAGAACTCTACCATTGTGCTTATTTCGGTTTTATCCAGCGTGACTGTACTTCTGTTCATATCAGGGCTTTTCGTACTATACAGGAGGAGGACGGGGGATGAGTGTCTTGAAGAATGGGAATTGGATTGTCCTCACAGGTTCAGATACAGAGATCTGTACAGagcaaccaagggtttcaaagACAGTGAGGTGGTTGGAAAAGGCGGATTCGGTGTAGTTTACAGGGGAGTGATACCCACCAGTGGTTCCGAAATAGCTGTTAAGAAGATTAGTCGTAATTCGATTCAAGGGTTGAGAGAATTCGCGGCAGAGATTGAAAGTTTGGGGAGATTAAGGCACAAGAACTTGGTCAATCTTCAAGGTTGgtgtaagaaaaaaaatgatcttCTTATAGTGTACGAGTACATTCCAAATGGAAGCCTTGATTTTCTCCTCTTCAAGCCTCCAAACGGCCTTGTTTTGCCTTGGGACCAAAGATTCAACATCATCAAAGGCATAGCTGCAGGGTTGCTGTATTTACATGAAGAATGGGAGCAGGTTGTGATTCATCGAGACGTGAAGTCAAGCAATGTACTCATAGATGCTGATATGAATGCTCGATTAAGTGACTTCGGTCTGGCTAGACTCCACGATCATGGTGCATTTTCCCACACTACTAGCATCGTAGGCACGATCGGGTATATCGCTCCTGAATTGGCTAGAACCGGCAAGCCATCTACAAGCTCTGATGTGTTTGCATATGGGGTTTTGCTTATCGAAATCGCTACTGGTAGAAGGCCTATTGATTCAACCACATTCATATTGGTGGATTGGGTGATGGAGTGTAAACAACTAGGTCAAATTCTTGATGTAGTGGATCCGCGGCTCGAGTCACATTACTCAGTTGCAGAGATGGAGTTGGTTTTAAAACTGGGGCTTCTTTGTTCTCATAATGAACCAGAAGCTAGACCTACCATGAGACAAGTTACTAGAATTCTTAATGGGGAAGAAAATCTTCCAGTGACTGATTACTCTGCCTCCATGGATTCTAGATGGAGTGGAAGAATGGCCTCTAGATACGTAGAAGCAGTTTCTTCAGATATGATTACTGCATCACATCTCTCATCTTCTTTTGGGATATCTTCTAACTCTATAGATGCAGGCAGATAG
- the LOC120012945 gene encoding pre-mRNA-splicing factor CWC22 homolog: MVRKYSSESSDGEGKAARRGRDGRERERSQPDETGRWREGSEEGEVAERQRGRQEKEKNRRDEYGHRKYSSESSDEEGKAARRGRDRRERERTQTDDTGRWREGSEDREVAERQRDRQEKEKNRRDEDGHRREGSNEEGKLVERGRSRLERGRGDRDKYKHGRRVGRDKEEFKDSAHPDEDGDKQARRERSEGERKHGREDERRHSRHQGRENGDDRRSERKFERERDRTDEYIRQRNNDEVDGYRGHKESSERNQSEGRHRHSRKKEDSDSRVVEDSNPKMESASREGKINIDAANLGKSGGVYIPPFKLARMMKDIQDKSSNEYQRLTWDALRKSINGLVNKVNATNIKNIIPELFAENMIRGRGLFCRSCMKSQMASPGFTDVFAALVAVVNTKFPEVGELLLKRIVLQLKRAYKRNDKPQLLAAVKFIAHLVNQQVADELIALELLTLLLEEPTDDSVEVAVGFVTECGSILQDLAPKGLHGIFERFRGILHEGEIDKRVQFLIEGLFAIRKAKFQGHPAVRPELDLVEQEDQLTHDVSLQLEIDPEITLDIFKPDPNFLENEKKYEELKKQILGEDSEDEDGSDAASGDEDEEDDDEYESEEEEEKMKIQDETETNLINLRRTIYLTIMSSVDFEEAGHKLLKIKLEPGQEMELCIMLLECCSQERTYLRYYGLLGQRFCMINKVYQENFEKNFVSQYSMIHRLETNKLRNVAKFFAHLLGTDALPWHVLAYIRLTEEDTTSSSRIFIKILFQELSEHLGIRALNVRLMDPTMQDSFESIFPRDNPKNTRFSINFFTSIGLGGITESLREYLKNMPRMIMQQQKEVLESEPESDDSGSSSSSGSDTSSSESETESSSSEESERDDRRRKRRKRN, translated from the exons ATGGTCAGGAAATACAGCAGTGAATCTAGTGATGGGGAGGGTAAGGCAGCGAGAAGAGGAAGGGACGggcgagagagggagagatccCAACCCGATGAAACGGGGAGGTGGCGTGAAGGATCTGAGGAGGGTGAGGTGGCTGAGAGACAACGGGGCAGgcaagagaaggagaagaatcgTAGAGATGAGTATGGACATAGGAAATATAGCAGTGAATCTAGTGATGAGGAGGGTAAGGCAGCAAGAAGAGGAAGGGACAggcgagagagggagagaaccCAAACCGATGATACGGGCAGGTGGCGGGAAGGATCTGAGGATCGTGAGGTGGCTGAGCGACAACGGGACAGacaagagaaggagaagaatcgTAGAGATGAGGATGGACATAGGAGAGAAGGTTCTAATGAGGAGGGAAAGCTGGTGGAGAGAGGAAGAAGCAGACTGGAGAGGGGGAGAGGTGATAGGGACAAATACAAGCATGGTAGGCGAGTAGGCAGGGATAAGGAGGAGTTTAAAGATTCTGCCCATCCTGATGAAGATGGTGATAAGCAGGCAAGGAGGGAGAGGTCCGAAGGGGAGAGAAAGCATGGGCGTGAGGATGAGCGTAGGCATTCTCGTCATCAGGGTCGGGAGAATGGGGATGATAGGAGATCAGAAAGGAAATTTGAAAGAGAGAGGGATAGGACAGATGAGTATATAAGACAGAGAAACAATGATGAAGTAGATGGGTATCGAGGACATAAAGAGAGTAGTGAGAGAAATCAATCAGAAGGTCGACATAGGCATTCCCGGAAGAAAGAGGATAGTGATAGCAGGGTAGTTGAAGATTCAAATCCTAAAATGGAATCAGCGTCAAgggaaggaaaaataaatatcgATGCCGCTAATTTGGGGAAGAGCGGTGGGGTTTACATTCCTCCATTTAAGTTGGCTCGGATGATGAAAGACATTCAAGATAAAAGTAGCAATGAGTATCAACGTTTGACTTGGGATGCCCTTAGGAAGAGTATAAATGGTCTTGTGAACAAAGTTAATGCTACTAATATAAAGAACATTATTCCAGAGCTATTTGCTGAAAATATGATAAGGGGAAGGGGTCTTTTCTGTCGGTCATGTATGAAGTCTCAGATGGCATCTCCAGGTTTCACTGACGTCTTTGCTGCACTAGTTGCGGTCGTTAACACTAAATTTCCTGAGGTGGGTGAACTTCTATTGAAAAGAATAGTTTTGCAACTCAAAAGGGCTTACAAGCGGAATGACAAG CCTCAATTACTCGCCGCTGTTAAATTCATAGCACATCTGGTGAACCAGCAAGTTGCTGATGAGCTCATTGCTCTAGAACTGCTTACACTTTTGCTGGAGGAGCCTACTGATGATAGTGTCGAGGTAGCGGTGGGTTTTGTCACTGAGTGCGGATCGATCCTACAAGACCTTGCACCAAAAGGCCTTCATG GTATCTTTGAGCGGTTTCGTGGCATTCTTCATGAAGGAGAAATTGACAAGCGTGTTCAATTTCTGATTGAAGGCCTATTTGCAATAAGAAAGGCCAAATTTCAG GGTCACCCAGCTGTTCGTCCAGAACTGGATCTTGTGGAGCAGGAAGATCAATTAACTCATGATGTATCTCTTCAGCTTGAGATAGATCCAGAGATTACTCTTG ATATCTTCAAGCCGGATCCCAACTTTTTGGAGAATGAGAAGAAGTACGAAGAACTGAAGAAACAAATCCTTGGTGAAGACTCGGAAGATGAAGATGGTTCTGACGCAGCTTCGGGCgatgaagatgaggaggacGACGATGAATATGAAtcagaggaggaagaggagaagatGAAAATACAAGATGAAACTGAGACAAATCTAATAAATCTTCGAAGGACAATCTATCTAACAATTATGTCGAGTGTTGACTTTGAGGAGGCTGGTCACAAACTATTGAAGATAAAATTAGAGCCAGGTCAAGAG ATGGAGTTATGCATTATGCTCTTGGAGTGCTGCAGTCAGGAGAGAACCTACCTCCGGTACTATGGTCTCTTGGGGCAACGGTTCTGCATGATCAACAAAGTATACcaggaaaattttgaaaaaaactttGTCAGTCAATATTCAATGATTCATCGACTTGAGACAAACAAGCTACGAAATGTGGCAAAGTTTTTTGCCCATTTACTTGGGACAGATGCTCTTCCTTGGCATGTTCTAGCATATATACGCCTAACCGAAGAGGACACTACCTCCTCCTCGCGTATATTTATCAAGATTCTGTTCCAG GAATTGTCAGAACATTTAGGCATTCGCGCACTAAATGTGCGACTTATGGATCCAACAATGCAGGACTCCTTTGAATCTATTTTCCCAAGGGATAACCCCAAGAACACTCGATTTTCCATCAATTTTTTTACTTCCATTGGGCTTGGGGGAATTACTGAAAGTTTGAGAGAGTACTTGAAGAATATGCCGCGGATGATCATGCAACAACAAAAGGAAGTTTTGGAATCAGAACCAGAATCTGATGATTCTGGAAGTTCAAGTTCATCGGGTTCAGATACATCTAGTTCCGAGTCGGAGACAGAATCTTCGAGTTCTGAAGAAAGCGAAAGGGATGACAGACGCCGAAAACGAAGGAAGAGGAACTAA
- the LOC120013931 gene encoding protein TIC 56, chloroplastic, protein MASINFNFFENWFNKPPNPINPINLLPLAHSVSTRTTAQSLPFASISSFFKRDEKKPDQEPGHYRKILEQFYWECENRPDYRHTPEVERILNEDPLFEKKENPTPEEIEENKRWWKEFQDSPVVQFLLRADVIAEKMNELELKANEFPYRWEDTKLWQAVPHVPGPDGRPMPRKAIKTRKESDDKFWDFTKQFFFGLWGFQQRPYPPGRPIDVAQAIGYKRLEKRYYDFIMRSGGFFYKDRLGRTRGPMELIQLKTAWGGGIIDKDTFIWMEDMDEWAPIHMVYGLEPAIATWEVRLGAGATEFLHKLQKGIPPWVPLKGREKKTYKQMQEEAIESKRRDLAVLEANDGIWPGVKIPGHAYFFWASGSELTTLLERDHMPNKYIPKDLRQRLAKVIPGLRPWEVLSIEQAMDQITYGGKWYREPLGEYTTGPPYIQHWNKDVMRLFRTYQELSTAVASKLDYTVPGFQKIMEKVEADAAAREAKRREQKEAEKKAEQDKALAERINDL, encoded by the exons ATGGCGTCAATTAACTTTAATTTCTTCGAGAACTGGTTCAATAAACCCCCAAACCCAATCAATCCCATCAACCTTCTCCCTCTCGCCCACTCTGTCTCCACCAGAACAACCGCACAGTCTCTGCCTTTCGCTTCTATCTCGTCATTCTTCAAAAGGGATGAAAAGAAGCCTGACCAAGAACCTGGCCACTATAGGAAAATACTTGAGCAGTTCTACTGGGAATGCGAGAACCGACCAGATTACCGCCACACACCGGAAGTGGAGAGGATCCTAAATGAGGACCCGTTATTcgagaagaaagaaaacccGACACCGGAAGAAATCGAAGAGAACAAGAGATGGTGGAAGGAGTTTCAGGATAGCCCGGTTGTTCAGTTCCTGCTTCGTGCCGATGTAATTGCGGAGAAGATGAACGAGCTGGAGCTGAAGGCAAATGAGTTTCCGTACAGGTGGGAGGATACGAAGCTGTGGCAAGCAGTGCCGCACGTGCCCGGACCGGACGGCCGGCCGATGCCGAGAAAGGCTATCAAGACTAGGAAAGAGAGTGACGATAAGTTCTGGGATTTTACTAAGCAGTTCTTTTTCGGGCTGTGGGGATTCCAACAACGGCCCTACCCACCTGGCCGGCCGATCGATGTAGCTCAGGCTATTGGTTATAAGCGGCTGGAGAAGCGGTACTATGACT TTATCATGAGGAGTGGTGGGTTTTTCTACAAAGATCGCTTGGGCAGAACTCGAGGACCGATGGAGCTAATACAGCTCAAAACGGCATGGGGTGGTGGCATAATTGATAAAGATACATTCATATGGATGGAAGACATGGATGAATGGGCTCCAATTCACATGGTGTACGGCTTGGAACCTGCAATTGCCACTTGGGAAG TTAGGCTTGGTGCTGGAGCAACAGAGTTCCTTCACAAACTACAAAAAGGTATACCTCCCTGGGTACCTCTCAAGGGACGTGAAAAGAAAACTTATAAGCAGATGCAAGAAGAGGCCATAGAGAGCAAAAGACGCGACTTAGCTGTGCTAGAAGCTAATGATGGTATTTGGCCAGGCGTTAAAATTCCCGGTCATGCCTATTTCTTTTGGGCTAGTGGGAGTGAATTGACAACTTTGTTGGAGAGGGACCACATGCCAAACAAATATATCCCAAAGGATCTCAG GCAGCGATTGGCTAAAGTTATCCCTGGGCTAAGGCCATGGGAAGTTCTAAGCATTGAGCAAGCGATGGATCAGATAACATATGGTGGAAAGTGGTACCGTGAACCTCTTGGTGAATACACTACAGGTCCTCCATACATCCAACACTGGAACAAGGATGTTATG AGACTTTTCCGGACATATCAGGAGCTTAGCACTGCGGTTGCCAGCAAATTGGATTATACAGTCCCTGGTTTccaaaaaataatggaaaaggTTGAGGCTGATGCTGCCGCGAGGGAAGCCAAACGTAGAGAACAAAAGGAAGCGGAAAAGAAAGCCGAGCAGGACAAAGCTTTAGCAGAACGAATTAACGATCTGTAG